In one window of Candidatus Scalindua sp. DNA:
- a CDS encoding DUF4157 domain-containing protein — protein MKTSAEKSSTTTSATTTHAAGRPFFPKTGEGGFFTPQRSTVAPFVQMKMAVNKPGDKLEQEADKMAGKVMRMPSPALGEKKLPGQTDEKLQKKEKEKEEKIQRAAIPEEKAPKKEEEKIQKTPEKDEKLQRKGGDGTPAIGSNTQSAIQNKTTGGQPLSSDVRSYMEPRFNADFSSVRIHSDAESGGLSNQLSARAFTYQNHIFFSRDQYQPGTSEGKQLLAHELTHTIQQGHAVQRSLQVTTTVTPPLIQRLGIRDALDYFADKANLIPGFRMLTLLLGFNPINMRSTVRSAANLLRALIELIPGGAFIAQALDNHGVINKAADWVEKKLAIFGDIGSEIVSGLKRFMDSLSWSDIFDLGGVWDRARSIFTAPIARLIAFGGSVVVEILKMVKDVILKPLAALAQGTRGYDLLKAILGEDPITGESVPRNADTLIGGFMKLIGQEEVWENIKKGKAVARAWAWFQGALAGLMGFVRAIPGKIVAILSSLIFQDIITVAGAFGKIVSAFANIAGEFISWGLNQIISLLEILFTVVAPGIMPYIRKAQAAFITILKNPIGFVGNLVRAGKMGFEMFAGNILEHLKTALIKWLVGPLAEAGVYIPKSFDLIEIVKLVLSVLGLTWQNIRSKLVKIIPEPVLVGLEKTAGILVTLVKDGPAAAWEQIKAELRELKDQLIAQITQMVTTEVVKAAIMKLVSMLNPAGAVIQAIIAIYNTITFFIQKIQQIAAVVASFIDSISAIASGQVANAAKKVEQTMANTLTVVIAFLAKFAGLGGIPDKIVGIVKKIRQPIDKGLDMIVAWLGNMLKNLISAVKGAAGSLFQWWKKKIPIDAGGEKHSLYFQGEEDSAELMVASNPRRLENFVTEARANPEITGNPKKKVALDKIAAEIPVLRKIRDDLRPLKDALEDKRKPYLDKLDKSFEKIGTELGVILADSKSGTQTTPIPIPWPKPAYTGYPKLSLYNQGLPDKPKWKLSAKKETATLIATYNPDGGHNISAGPPAAPSELKSLGIKPPYQIKADMVIGPLTEVSTPGGGTINSLLERYGWDAAGEYMDGDHVVEIQFGGKDVQQNLWPLDASLNRGAGSKLSKKQVDLDGQQVTVDWLKKVKKKPGEETKKYFFKVTGI, from the coding sequence ATGAAGACCAGTGCGGAAAAATCATCTACAACGACCTCAGCAACGACAACGCATGCTGCGGGCCGTCCTTTTTTCCCAAAGACGGGAGAAGGCGGTTTTTTCACACCGCAGAGATCAACCGTTGCCCCATTCGTCCAAATGAAAATGGCGGTCAATAAGCCGGGGGATAAGCTTGAGCAGGAAGCGGATAAGATGGCAGGTAAGGTGATGCGGATGCCCTCCCCTGCATTAGGTGAGAAAAAACTCCCGGGACAAACTGACGAAAAGTTACAGAAAAAAGAAAAGGAAAAAGAAGAAAAAATACAAAGAGCAGCTATTCCCGAAGAAAAGGCCCCAAAAAAAGAAGAAGAAAAGATTCAGAAAACTCCGGAGAAAGATGAAAAACTCCAGCGCAAAGGTGGCGATGGCACGCCTGCTATCGGATCTAATACCCAATCTGCTATTCAAAACAAGACCACTGGCGGCCAGCCGCTTTCCAGCGATGTTCGCAGTTACATGGAGCCTCGATTTAATGCAGATTTCAGCAGTGTGCGCATCCATAGCGATGCTGAATCCGGCGGTTTGAGCAATCAACTGAGCGCCCGGGCCTTTACCTACCAGAACCATATCTTCTTTTCCCGTGATCAGTACCAGCCCGGCACCAGCGAGGGCAAACAACTCCTGGCACATGAACTTACCCACACCATTCAGCAGGGTCATGCGGTACAACGTAGCCTGCAAGTAACCACCACGGTGACTCCGCCGCTGATACAGCGCCTTGGGATACGGGATGCTCTGGATTATTTCGCTGATAAAGCCAATTTGATTCCTGGCTTCCGGATGCTAACCCTCCTTTTGGGTTTCAATCCGATCAACATGCGCTCCACGGTCCGCAGCGCCGCAAACCTGTTGCGGGCCTTGATCGAATTGATTCCCGGTGGCGCCTTCATTGCACAGGCACTGGACAACCACGGAGTCATCAATAAAGCCGCAGATTGGGTTGAGAAAAAGCTGGCAATATTTGGCGACATTGGCAGCGAAATCGTCAGTGGCTTGAAACGTTTCATGGATTCACTCAGCTGGAGCGACATCTTTGATCTTGGCGGCGTGTGGGATCGTGCCAGGAGCATCTTTACCGCACCAATAGCCCGGCTGATTGCCTTTGGCGGATCAGTAGTTGTCGAAATACTCAAGATGGTCAAGGACGTCATACTTAAACCACTAGCTGCGCTGGCACAAGGGACCAGGGGTTACGACCTTCTTAAAGCCATTCTTGGTGAAGACCCGATAACCGGCGAATCTGTCCCGCGTAATGCCGACACCCTCATCGGGGGCTTTATGAAACTCATCGGCCAGGAAGAGGTATGGGAAAACATCAAAAAGGGCAAAGCCGTTGCCCGCGCATGGGCATGGTTCCAGGGCGCACTGGCAGGCCTTATGGGTTTTGTGCGTGCAATTCCCGGTAAGATTGTAGCTATACTCAGTTCTCTGATATTCCAGGACATCATTACTGTTGCGGGAGCATTCGGTAAAATTGTGAGCGCCTTTGCTAACATCGCAGGTGAATTTATCAGTTGGGGACTCAATCAGATCATCAGTCTGCTTGAGATACTCTTCACCGTCGTGGCTCCCGGTATTATGCCTTACATCAGGAAAGCTCAGGCGGCGTTCATAACCATCCTTAAGAACCCTATAGGATTTGTTGGAAACCTGGTGCGGGCCGGGAAGATGGGTTTCGAAATGTTTGCAGGCAATATCCTGGAACACCTGAAAACAGCTTTGATCAAGTGGCTCGTCGGACCGTTAGCAGAAGCCGGAGTGTATATTCCCAAGTCATTCGATTTGATTGAAATTGTCAAACTGGTGCTGTCGGTTCTCGGTTTGACCTGGCAGAACATCCGAAGCAAACTGGTGAAAATCATTCCCGAACCTGTGCTTGTCGGATTGGAAAAAACCGCAGGCATTCTGGTTACCCTTGTGAAGGATGGCCCGGCAGCAGCCTGGGAACAGATCAAAGCCGAACTGAGAGAATTAAAGGACCAACTGATTGCTCAGATTACACAAATGGTCACAACCGAGGTGGTAAAAGCAGCCATTATGAAGCTGGTGAGCATGTTGAACCCGGCCGGTGCGGTCATTCAAGCCATTATCGCCATTTACAATACTATTACTTTCTTTATCCAGAAAATCCAACAAATCGCTGCCGTAGTCGCGTCTTTTATAGATTCAATCTCCGCCATTGCATCCGGCCAAGTCGCCAATGCCGCTAAGAAGGTGGAGCAGACCATGGCCAATACGCTCACGGTGGTTATAGCGTTTCTGGCCAAGTTCGCGGGGTTGGGGGGTATCCCGGATAAGATCGTAGGGATAGTCAAGAAGATACGGCAACCTATCGACAAGGGGTTGGATATGATTGTGGCGTGGTTAGGGAATATGTTGAAGAATCTCATTTCAGCAGTGAAGGGGGCTGCGGGATCGCTGTTTCAGTGGTGGAAGAAAAAAATACCCATCGATGCTGGAGGCGAGAAGCACAGCCTTTATTTTCAAGGCGAGGAAGACTCGGCGGAACTCATGGTGGCCAGTAACCCAAGACGGCTGGAGAATTTTGTAACCGAAGCCCGGGCAAATCCTGAAATAACCGGGAACCCTAAGAAAAAGGTAGCATTGGACAAGATCGCAGCCGAAATACCTGTTCTTCGCAAAATACGCGATGACTTGCGTCCTCTTAAGGATGCTCTGGAGGATAAGCGTAAACCTTATCTGGACAAGCTCGATAAAAGCTTTGAAAAAATCGGAACCGAACTTGGGGTGATACTCGCGGATTCCAAGAGCGGCACGCAAACAACTCCAATACCCATACCCTGGCCCAAACCGGCCTATACAGGTTATCCAAAGCTATCTCTATATAACCAGGGATTGCCGGACAAACCCAAGTGGAAGTTGTCAGCCAAAAAGGAAACTGCTACACTGATTGCTACCTACAATCCCGATGGCGGCCACAACATCAGCGCAGGACCACCAGCCGCCCCGTCGGAACTCAAAAGCCTGGGAATCAAACCCCCGTACCAGATAAAAGCGGATATGGTTATAGGGCCATTAACCGAAGTGAGTACGCCAGGTGGCGGCACTATTAACAGCTTGCTCGAACGTTATGGATGGGATGCAGCCGGTGAATATATGGACGGAGATCATGTGGTTGAGATTCAATTTGGAGGCAAGGATGTGCAGCAGAACCTTTGGCCTCTTGATGCGAGTTTGAACCGTGGTGCGGGATCGAAACTTTCCAAGAAACAAGTTGATCTGGATGGACAACAAGTCACCGTCGATTGGCTTAAGAAAGTGAAAAAGAAACCGGGTGAGGAAACCAAGAAGTATTTCTTCAAGGTGACCGGGATATAA
- a CDS encoding ATP-binding protein, whose protein sequence is MIQNSANLQLVLDWLKKVIDNRLDVHLGRTKEFEAGPLEYYNEDSGLAKFIATYQPSFEELVLFMLALTPHLKPDYLGKIVTKYFPEGGNFPEFGGVKVTNHRGILPTGETAQFILADDDLERRIEVQRILSSEHWFAKKHILWIEPVREGEPVMSGRLILDSEIVEQLTTGIVSRPRFGIDFPAEYIETGMAWDDLVLHPNTLLQIREIENWITHNDTLMHEWGMKKKIKPGYRALFYGPPGTGKTLTATLLGKYTGKDVFRIDLSRVVSKYIGETEKNLSKLFDKAENKDWILFFDEADALFGKRTDIRDVHDKYANQEVAYLLQRVEGYDGLVILATNQRGNIDDAFVRRFQNIIHFPMPRPEERYEIWRKAFPPQIKIAEEIDWRHVAARFELAGASIMNVTHYCSLEALADKSGVVESKRLESAIMREYIKEGKVV, encoded by the coding sequence ATGATACAAAACTCCGCAAACCTTCAACTGGTCCTCGATTGGCTGAAAAAAGTTATAGATAATCGGCTGGACGTCCATCTCGGACGGACCAAGGAGTTTGAAGCTGGTCCCCTTGAATATTACAATGAAGATTCCGGGCTGGCAAAATTTATTGCAACATATCAACCCTCTTTTGAGGAGCTTGTGTTATTTATGCTGGCCCTGACACCGCATCTTAAGCCAGATTATCTCGGGAAAATCGTCACGAAATACTTTCCGGAAGGTGGCAATTTCCCAGAATTTGGCGGCGTCAAGGTCACGAATCACCGGGGCATTCTTCCCACGGGTGAAACCGCCCAATTCATCCTCGCGGATGACGACCTCGAAAGACGTATCGAAGTGCAACGCATCTTAAGCAGCGAACACTGGTTTGCCAAAAAGCATATCCTTTGGATTGAACCCGTACGCGAAGGTGAACCTGTGATGAGTGGCCGCCTGATTCTTGATTCCGAAATCGTAGAGCAGCTTACTACAGGCATAGTCAGCAGACCGCGCTTTGGCATTGACTTTCCGGCAGAATACATCGAAACCGGGATGGCATGGGACGACCTTGTTCTGCATCCCAATACCCTGCTTCAGATCCGTGAAATTGAAAACTGGATTACACATAACGATACGTTGATGCATGAATGGGGTATGAAGAAAAAAATAAAACCTGGCTACCGCGCCCTTTTTTATGGACCTCCTGGTACAGGAAAGACACTGACCGCCACTTTATTGGGCAAATACACAGGAAAAGACGTCTTTCGTATTGATCTCTCACGGGTAGTTTCAAAGTATATCGGCGAGACAGAGAAAAACCTGTCGAAACTGTTCGATAAAGCTGAAAATAAGGACTGGATACTATTTTTTGATGAAGCCGACGCCCTTTTCGGCAAGAGAACCGATATCCGGGACGTCCATGATAAATATGCCAACCAGGAGGTGGCGTATCTGCTTCAGCGTGTAGAAGGTTATGACGGGCTGGTGATTTTAGCCACCAACCAGCGAGGCAATATTGACGATGCCTTTGTCAGGCGGTTTCAGAACATCATCCATTTCCCCATGCCGCGTCCCGAAGAACGCTATGAAATATGGCGCAAGGCTTTTCCGCCTCAGATTAAAATTGCAGAAGAGATCGATTGGCGGCATGTAGCGGCCCGCTTCGAACTTGCTGGTGCAAGCATTATGAATGTGACTCATTATTGTTCACTGGAGGCGTTGGCGGACAAATCCGGAGTTGTTGAATCAAAGAGGCTGGAATCTGCCATCATGCGTGAATACATCAAGGAAGGGAAAGTAGTGTAA
- a CDS encoding type II toxin-antitoxin system HicB family antitoxin → MKTFILKVTLNKEEDGRWSASIPALPGCSSWGYSPQEALDNIKDAAEIYIEDMKDAGEALPLPSDELKLIESPAIAVSL, encoded by the coding sequence ATGAAGACATTTATTCTAAAAGTCACCTTAAACAAAGAGGAAGATGGCCGATGGAGCGCATCAATTCCTGCACTTCCCGGTTGTTCAAGTTGGGGATATTCTCCACAAGAAGCTTTGGATAATATAAAAGACGCTGCCGAGATATATATAGAAGATATGAAAGATGCCGGAGAGGCTCTCCCATTACCTTCAGATGAATTAAAGCTTATTGAATCCCCCGCTATAGCAGTCTCACTATGA
- a CDS encoding nuclear transport factor 2 family protein, translating into MLFKGDAFWSPVDEISKIDCYYEEKWIEGLNQRDVTVADKIFDPDCKIYITGEKEHLNVDKFKKKVEGDLKNLPTNTKFKIVDQIIGDNKFAFRWEANGSDAEKEIRKEGLIIDHIAKGKIVKRWERYD; encoded by the coding sequence GTGCTGTTCAAGGGTGATGCATTTTGGTCACCAGTAGACGAGATAAGCAAAATTGATTGCTATTATGAGGAAAAATGGATTGAAGGATTAAATCAGCGTGATGTTACGGTTGCTGACAAGATATTTGATCCTGATTGTAAAATTTATATTACAGGGGAAAAAGAACATCTTAATGTGGATAAGTTTAAAAAAAAGGTAGAGGGAGATCTGAAAAATTTACCAACCAACACGAAATTTAAAATCGTTGACCAAATAATTGGTGATAACAAGTTTGCATTTCGATGGGAAGCAAACGGTTCTGATGCAGAAAAGGAAATACGAAAAGAAGGTCTTATTATTGACCATATAGCAAAAGGCAAAATAGTTAAGCGATGGGAAAGGTATGATTAA
- a CDS encoding four helix bundle protein: MLDLNHKRLDVWKMSVTFVTMIYELTNAFSKSEIYGITSQLRRASVSVPSNIAEGASRNTAKDRKRFFEIARSSLVEIDTQLEISKILNYFNPETDLTISQIEKMMNSLFAMLTRLKEKTE, translated from the coding sequence ATGTTGGATTTGAATCATAAGAGGTTAGATGTGTGGAAAATGAGCGTTACTTTCGTAACGATGATTTATGAGTTAACAAATGCTTTTTCAAAATCAGAAATTTATGGAATTACGAGTCAATTACGAAGGGCGTCAGTCTCTGTACCTTCTAATATTGCTGAAGGTGCTTCACGTAATACTGCAAAAGACAGAAAGCGCTTTTTTGAAATTGCTCGGTCTTCTCTCGTTGAAATTGATACCCAACTTGAAATTTCAAAGATTTTAAACTATTTCAATCCTGAAACAGATTTAACTATTTCACAAATCGAAAAAATGATGAACAGCCTTTTTGCTATGCTTACTAGACTGAAGGAGAAAACAGAATAG
- a CDS encoding DUF1360 domain-containing protein, with product MKTVIYLSFVTATISFTITETKIFKPMREWAKSKNAFMGELVSCGYCFGHWVAFAFVAIYQPKLFNVWWLLDYFLTALVIAWFAAFQWALMCLLMDKTGK from the coding sequence ATGAAAACAGTTATCTATCTATCCTTTGTTACAGCTACAATCTCTTTTACCATAACAGAAACAAAGATTTTTAAACCAATGAGAGAGTGGGCGAAAAGCAAGAATGCATTTATGGGAGAATTAGTATCCTGTGGTTACTGCTTTGGCCATTGGGTAGCATTTGCATTCGTAGCGATCTACCAACCTAAGCTCTTCAATGTATGGTGGCTGCTGGATTATTTTTTAACGGCATTGGTCATTGCATGGTTTGCTGCCTTTCAATGGGCTTTGATGTGCTTGTTAATGGATAAAACAGGAAAATGA
- a CDS encoding ester cyclase, translated as MDSEIEYEKKWIDGLNRGDISVADEVFDKDCDFYLDGSQNPLNFVAFKDKVKKDLDDFAGMQLIITDQIISGDRNVFRWISEGLCKENLIQREGIILDEVKDGKVVVRWENSRQKEVMKQPDHMQPDKCCTIVPHFGVLSGKLDEFKGLCKELVIRTGKEPGCLYYGFSFDEHNEYNAHCREGYANAEGLLYHINNVEDLLKKIEEVAVIYRLEIHGPSDELEKLETLRKKLERLNPMFFILAKGIRRSIIGGKA; from the coding sequence ATGGACAGCGAGATTGAGTATGAGAAAAAATGGATTGATGGACTAAATCGAGGTGATATTTCGGTTGCCGATGAAGTATTTGATAAGGATTGCGATTTTTATCTCGACGGGAGTCAAAATCCACTTAATTTTGTAGCATTTAAGGATAAGGTGAAGAAAGATCTGGACGATTTCGCCGGGATGCAACTTATCATCACGGATCAAATTATTTCTGGTGACAGGAACGTTTTTCGATGGATATCAGAGGGCTTGTGTAAAGAAAATCTTATTCAACGTGAAGGTATTATCTTAGACGAAGTAAAGGATGGTAAAGTAGTCGTACGATGGGAAAATTCTAGACAGAAGGAGGTGATGAAACAGCCTGATCATATGCAACCGGATAAATGTTGTACCATTGTACCACATTTCGGAGTTCTAAGCGGTAAGCTTGATGAATTTAAAGGGCTTTGCAAAGAATTGGTTATAAGAACAGGCAAAGAACCAGGCTGTCTTTATTATGGGTTCAGTTTTGATGAACACAATGAGTACAATGCGCATTGTCGTGAAGGGTATGCTAATGCTGAGGGGTTACTGTATCATATTAATAATGTAGAGGATTTACTTAAAAAGATCGAAGAAGTTGCTGTAATCTATCGCCTGGAAATTCATGGCCCCAGTGATGAATTGGAAAAGCTTGAGACGCTTCGGAAAAAGCTAGAAAGACTTAACCCCATGTTTTTTATTCTTGCGAAGGGAATTCGAAGATCAATTATAGGAGGCAAAGCATAA
- a CDS encoding DJ-1/PfpI family protein, producing MGTHSLIEKYSPVSEALKGKVVGEDYPLPDFGVADKECLKGYRVALVTTHGPELPEFHVPLHYLRERGATVDVVTQDWLFDYQPEAPGMVMLAQWLAVNVCVRADKKVSEAKTDDYDAVVTIGGAWNPIMLRTDSNIINFIKGAKERNLLIASICHGPQLLISTQAFPPGTSATGVSDIRLDMSNAGFHVLGSPIVYDKDQRLITSPGPKALKEFCEEIGRRLLEIKEKKTTNTAINETDVKQFVRDWFDKFDNHPLPPVDEMLSFLSDEKFVLKTPDGSFYYKHEGFKKWYKSVENYIKPVHTIRALEAKTYRDTATVEIVVQWQATDSSVKDAESRSVDFYAAQTWKVERMPENQRLFIVWYNIDYLIRTVQT from the coding sequence ATGGGTACACATTCGCTAATAGAAAAATATAGCCCTGTCTCTGAAGCACTCAAGGGGAAAGTTGTTGGAGAAGACTATCCTCTTCCCGATTTTGGGGTAGCAGATAAAGAGTGCTTAAAGGGTTACCGTGTGGCGCTAGTCACAACTCATGGTCCTGAATTACCAGAATTCCATGTCCCGTTGCATTACCTGCGTGAACGAGGTGCAACGGTTGATGTAGTGACGCAGGACTGGTTGTTTGATTATCAACCTGAAGCACCCGGTATGGTAATGCTTGCACAATGGTTGGCGGTCAATGTCTGTGTCCGGGCTGACAAGAAAGTATCAGAAGCAAAAACCGATGATTATGATGCAGTTGTCACTATTGGTGGTGCATGGAATCCTATTATGCTCCGAACAGATTCTAATATTATAAATTTCATTAAAGGTGCCAAAGAACGCAATCTCCTGATTGCATCAATCTGTCATGGACCGCAACTCCTGATCAGTACACAGGCCTTTCCGCCAGGAACGTCAGCTACTGGTGTTAGCGATATCAGGCTTGACATGTCCAATGCCGGTTTTCATGTGCTGGGCAGTCCGATTGTCTATGACAAAGATCAACGGCTGATAACAAGCCCTGGTCCGAAGGCTTTAAAGGAATTCTGCGAAGAAATTGGCAGGAGATTATTGGAAATCAAAGAAAAAAAGACAACTAATACAGCTATTAATGAAACTGATGTGAAGCAGTTTGTCCGTGACTGGTTCGACAAATTCGATAACCACCCTCTTCCTCCTGTGGATGAAATGCTTTCCTTTCTGTCTGACGAAAAATTTGTTTTGAAAACTCCGGATGGCTCATTTTATTATAAGCATGAAGGCTTCAAAAAGTGGTATAAAAGTGTAGAAAATTATATTAAGCCAGTTCATACCATCAGAGCGTTAGAAGCTAAAACTTATCGAGATACGGCCACAGTTGAAATTGTAGTTCAATGGCAGGCTACTGATTCGAGTGTGAAAGATGCAGAGAGTAGGAGTGTGGACTTTTATGCTGCACAGACATGGAAAGTCGAGCGTATGCCGGAAAACCAAAGACTTTTCATCGTATGGTACAACATTGATTACTTAATACGTACGGTGCAAACATAG
- a CDS encoding DUF2283 domain-containing protein has protein sequence MRLSYHKDTDSLYIHLVERPGVEADEVAPGIVIDFDSHGKPVGIDIDHAKNVIDLTTLDTESLPLKVKSV, from the coding sequence ATGAGACTTAGTTATCATAAAGATACTGATTCTCTCTATATACATCTTGTTGAAAGACCGGGAGTCGAGGCAGATGAAGTTGCCCCGGGTATTGTTATTGATTTTGACTCTCATGGAAAACCTGTTGGAATAGATATTGATCATGCTAAAAATGTTATAGATTTAACCACGCTCGATACAGAATCTTTACCCTTAAAAGTAAAATCTGTATAA